The Sandaracinus amylolyticus genomic interval GACGGCAGTCGATGGGCCTCGTCCCGACGACGCTGCTCGGGATCGTGGGCGCGTTCATCGGAGGGCTCGTGGGCAACCTGCTGGTCGGGCAGACCGTGCTCGCGCTGCACCCCGCGAGCTTCATCGGCAGCGTCGTGGGCGCGCTGATCGTGCTCGCGATCGTCGGCATGGGCTCGCGCCGCCTCGCCACCTGATCGAACGCGCGAGCGCCGCCGTGGCCGGGGCCACGACGGCGTGCTCGGCGCAGCCCCCTTGCGCCGGTCTCGACGCAAGGGGCTCGGGCGCTCTCAGATCCGCGCGCTCTTCGCGACGCTGCGCGACGTGCGCTTCGAGCGCGAGCTCGCGCGTCCCGCCGCCGCCGACACCTTGCGCACCGCGCTCTTGACCGCGCCGCGCACGCTCTTCGCCTTGGTGCGCGTGGTCGCCGTCGCCGCGCGCTTCGTCGTCGCGCGCTTGCGCGTGCTCGTCGTGGCGCGCTTCGCGGTGCCGGTCGCGGCGCGCTTGGCGGTGCCGGTCGCGGCGCGCTTGGTCGCGCCCGCGCGCTTCGCGGTGCTCGTCGGCGCGCGCTTCGTCGCAGCGGTGCCGCGCTTCGCGGTCTTCTTCGAGGCGCTGATCGTGCGCGCGGCGCGACGTGCCGAGCCGCGTTGCTGAGAAGTCTTCTTCGCTCCGGCCATCTCACGCTCTCCTTCGTTCGATTCGTTCGTGCGCGCGCCGCCACCGCGACGGGCACGCTGCGGGGGCGCCATCGAGCAGATTCCGTACCGCGTGCGGGGCGACGCGCGTCGCGGTGCGCCCTGGCGAGGCACGACGCGCCGCGCTCTCGGTGGCACGTCCGCTGCGATGCGCCCTACGTCATGGGCGCACACCCTTCCGAGGCCGCGCAGCTCCTCGCGGACGCGGTGGAGTCCGCGCGCTCCGCCGGCCTGCACTACGTCAGCGACGAGCAGCCCGGCATTCGCCGGCTCCCCACGCGCTCGCCGCGCCGCTTCCGCTACGTCGATCCGGCAGGAAAGGACGTGAAGGACGAGGCGACGCTCGCGCGCATCGACGCGCTGCGGATCCCGCCCGCGTGGACCGACGTGTGGATCTGCCGCGACCCGCGCGGGCACATCCAGGCGACCGGCCGCGACGCGCGAAAGCGCAAGCAGTACCGCTATCACGAGCGCTGGCGCGACGTGCGCGACGCGACGAAGTTCGAGAAGATCCTCGACTTCGCGCGGGCGCTCCCGACCATCCGCGCGCGCGTCACCGCCGACCTCGCGCAGCGCGAGCTGTCCCGCGCGCGCGTGCTCGCGACCGCGGTGCGGCTGCTCGACACCACCGCCATCCGCGTGGGCAACGAGGAGTACACGCGCGAGAACCACTCGTACGGTCTGACCACGCTCACGCGCCGCCACGTGAAGCTGCAGGGCGACGAGATCGCGTTCCATTTCCGCGGAAAGAGCGGCAAGGAGCGCTTCGTGTCGGTGCGCGATCCGCGCGTCGCGCGCGTGGTGCGCAAGTGCGCCGAGCTGCCCGGACAGGTGCTCCTGAAGTACCGCGCCGAGGACGGCTCGCTGCACGCGATCCACTCGCACGACGTGAACGAGTATCTGCGCGAGGCCGCGGGTGACGCGTTCACCGCGAAGGACTTCCGCACGTGGTCCGCGACCGTGCTCGCCGGCCTCGCGCTGCGGCGGATCTGCAGCGGAGAGGCGCCTCCGCGCTCGGTCGAGAAGCAGGTCGTCGCGGCGATCAAAGCGGTCGCCGAGGTGCTCGGCAACACGCCCGCGGTCTGCCGCAAGTGCTACGTGCACCCGCTCGTCGTCGAAGCGCACAAGGACGGTGCGCTGCTCGTCGCGATGGAGCGCTCGCTCGCGCGCGTGAAGGAGCCCGTCGCGCACGGGCTGCGCCCCGAAGAGGCCGCCGTGCTCGCGTTCCTCCAGCGCCGGCTGCACGTCGACGGCACGGTGCGCGCGCGGTCGAAGAAGGTCGCGCCGGCGCTCGCCGCGGCGCGCGTGACGGCGTCGCGAACGACGCGCCCTCGCGCTCCGCGTGCGACCGATCGCGAGGCACGCCGCCTCGCACGTGGCGCTCGCCCTCGATCCACTCGTGCACACTCCGTGGATCGGTGATTGCGAATCCGCGAGGTCATGCAGACCACGAGAGCCACGCACGCGACCGCCGCGGACGTCCAGCCTCCGCCGCCCTCGCCGGTCGATCCCGCGCACTCGCCGGAGAACGATCCCGACGCGCCGAACCCGGGTGACCCCGGCCCGCCGGTCCCCTCGCCGCAGCAGCCCCGCGTCGACGATCCGCTCTGCGATCCGCGCCTGCCCACGATCGAGCCGCCCCCGCGCGGCGTCTGATCGCGAAGTTGCTTCGTCGTCCTTTCGAATCCGCTTTCCGGAGTCAGCACATGGCGACCCGACGCACCCGCAGCAGCACCACCACGAAGACCAAGCGCGCGAGCTCGAAGACCGCCGCGCGCACCGCGAAGGCGCACGACGAGCCGGCGAGCGCCGAGGGCGGCGCCAAGGGCGTGCCGCGCGCGCTGTGGACCGGCTCGATCGGGTTCGGCCTGCTGCAGATCCCGGTGAGCCTCCACACCGCGAGCGCGACGCAGGAGCTGCGCTTCCACCAGCTCGACGACCGCACGCTCGATCCGATCGGCTACAAGCGCGTGAACAAGACGACGGGCGAAGAGGTCGAGTGGGAGCACATCGTCCGCGGCTACGAGGTCGAGAAGGGCGAGTTCGTCGTCATCACCGACGAGGACATGCAGGCCGCCGACGTCGAAGCGACGCAGACGATCGACATCGTCGACTTCGTCGAGCGCGAGGCCGTGCAGCCGGTGTGGTTCGACAAGCCGTACTACCTCGCGCCGCTCAAGCGCGCCGAGCGCGCGTACGCGCTCTTCCGCGAGGCGCTGGTGCGCACGAACCGCGTCGCCATCGCGAAGGTGGTCATCCGCACGCGGCAGCACCTCGCGATGGTCTATCCGCACAAGCGCGCGCTCGTGCTCGAGATCCTGCGCTGGTCGCACGAGCTGCGATCGCCGAAGGGGCTCGACCTGCCCGAGGAGGATCTCTCGTCGCTGAAGGTCGGGGACCGCGAGCTCGAGATGGCCGAGGAGCTCGTCACGCGCATGAGCAGCGACTGGGATCCGGCGCGCTACACCGACGACTACCGCGAGGCCGTGCTCCAGATGATCGAGGAGAAGGCGCGCAGCGGGAAGGTCACCGAGGTGCGCCACCCGACCGAGCGCGAGGCGCCGGCGAAGGCCTCGGATCTCGTCGCGCTGCTGCGCAAGAGCCTCGAGAGCACGGGCGACGAGAAGACCGGTAAGAAGAAGGGTCGCGCGGCGTGACGCCGTAGAGGAACGCGATGCCGCGCGCGCTCTCGACGACGACCTCGCGACGCACGAGCAAGCGCGGCGCGCTGCCCGAGGTCGACGCGCAGCTCGCGACGCTCGTCGACGAGCCGCCCGAGGGCGACGCGTGGCTCCACGAGATCAAGTTCGACGGGTATCGCGCGCTCGCCTACCTCGATCACGGCGAGGTGCGGCTCGTGTCGCGCAACGGGCTCTCGTTCAACGAGCGCTTCGCGCCGGTGTGCGCCGCGCTCTCGCGACTGCCGATCGAGCGCGCGATCCTCGACGGCGAGCTCTGCGCGATCGACGAGGCGGGGCGCACGCGCTTCGAGTCGCTCCAGCAGGGCGGGCGCGAGGGGCTCGTGTACTTCGTGTTCGATCTGCTCTTCGAGGGCGACGAGGATCTGCGCAAGCTGCCGCTGATCGAGCGCAAGGAGCGGCTCGCGCGCGTCCTGCCCGAGACCTCGCGCGGGATGGTGCGGCGCGCCGAGCACGTGCGCGGCGGCGGTGCGTCGTTCCTCGATGCCGCAGCCGAGCTCGGGCTCGAGGGCCTGATCGCGAAGCGGCTCGATCGCCCGTACGTCTCGGGGCGATCGCTCGACTGGCAGAAGGTGAAGGTCCAGCGGCGCGAGGAGCTCGTGATCGTCGGGTTCACGCCGCCGAAGGGCGCGCGGCAGCGCTTCGGCTCGCTGCTCCTCGGCACCGTCGACGCCGAGCGCGACGGAGCGCTGCGCTACGCCGGCAAGGTCGGCACCGGGTTCGACTCGCGCACGCTCGAGGAGCTCTACGAGCGCATGATCCCGCTGCGCGTCGAGGAGCCTCCGGTGATCGATCCGCCGCGCGAGAAGGGCGCGACGTGGATCCGCCCCGAGCTCGTCGCCGAGGTCCGCTACACCGAGTGGACGCGCGACGGAAAGCTGCGCCACCCCGCGTTCCTCGGAATGCGCGAGGACAAGCGCGCGAGCGACGTGCGGAGAGAGCGCGCGACCACGACGACGGGGCGCGCGCGTCGTCGCTGAGCGACGGGACCGGCGCACGTCGGTCCGCTACGCATGGCCCGTGACCGACACACTGACCGAAACCGAGCTCGACGAGATCGAGCACCGCTGCGCAGCGGCCACCCCCGGGCCGTGGACCGCGTTCGTCGAAGGACGCGATCACTTGGCAGGCTCCAGCTTCATTCGCACTGCGAGCGATGACATCGAGATGTCGGGCGCCTCGGACGCCGACTACGACTTCATCGCCCACGCCCGTCAAGACATGCCGCGGCTGGTGGCGGAGCTCCGGGCGCTTCGAGCAGCATTGCGCGAGTCGAGTCAGCGTTGATTCGCGCTTGGGGCGCTTCGCCTCCCATCGAGGCCACGCGCCCCACTCGGTGACGCACCAGAGCACGCATGTGGCTCGTTTCTCGCGAGGCACGAGCGCTGCAATCCGCCCTCCGCCCCCCCGTTGGCGCGGGGCCCAGGATGGAGCTCACCACGTGATCGCGAAGGACCCCGGAGACGTCGTCTTTTCACCCGCTCCGCCGACCCCCGCGGAGCGCCGCGTGCGGCCCGGATCGCCCTACCCGCTCGGCGCCACGTTCGACGGCGCAGGCACCAACTTCGCGATCTACTCGGAGAACGCGGAGGCGGTCGAGCTCTGCCTCGTCGACCCCGAGGGACACGAGACGCGCGTCCCGCTGCGCTACCAGACCGCGTTCGTGTGGCACGCGTACGTCGAGGGCGTGAGCCCGTGCCAGCGCTACGCGTTCCGCGTGCACGGCCCGTACGATCCGAAGCGCGGGCTGCGCTTCAACCCGAAGGTGCGCGTGCTCGATCCGTACGCGCGCGCGATCGACGGGCTCGAGCGGCGCGACGCGGGGCTCTTCGCGTTCGATCTGCTGCACAAGGATCGCGACCTCGTGCCCTCGCAGAACGAGGCGAACGGCGCGCCGCTCGGGGTCGTGTGCGACTCGCAGTACGACTGGGAGGGCGACGCGCCGCTGCGCACGCCGTTCGCGCAGACCGTCATCTACGAGGCCCACGTGAAGGGCCTCACGTTCCGCCACCCCGAGATCCCCGACCCGGTGCGCGGCACGTACCTCGGCGTCGCGCACCCCGCGATGGTCGAGCACTACCAGAAGCTCGGCGTCACCGCGGTCGAGCTCATGCCGGTGCACGCGTTCACCGACAACGGGTTCCTCGTCGATCGCGGGCTGCGCAACTACTGGGGCTACAACACGCTGAGCTTCTTCGCGCCCGACGTCCGCTATCGCTCCGGCGACGGCCTCGCGACCGAGGTGCGGCAGTTCAAGGAGATGGTGAAGCAGCTCCACCGCGCCGGCATCGAGGTGATCCTCGACGTCGTCTACAACCACACCGCGGAGGGCAATCACCTCGGGCCGACGATGTCGTTCAAGGGCATCGACAACCCGACGTACTACCGGCTCGTGCCCGACGATCCGCGCTTCTACTTCGACTACACGGGCACGGGGAACACGCTCAACATGCGTCATCCCCAGACGCTGCAGCTCGTCATGGACTCGCTGCGCTACTGGGTGGAGGAGATGCACGTCGACGGGTTCCGCTTCGACCTCGCGAGCGCGCTCGCGCGAGGTCTGCACGAGGTCGATCAGCTCTCGAGCTTCTTCACGATCATCCACCAGGACCCGGTGCTCTCGCAGGTGAAGCTCATCGCGGAGCCGTGGGACGTCGGCGCGGGCGGCTACCAGGTCGGCCACTTCCCGGTGCGCTGGGCCGAGTGGAACGGGAAGTACCGCGACACGCTGCGCGCGTTCTGGCGCGGCGACGGCGGCATCGCCGCGGACCTC includes:
- a CDS encoding GlsB/YeaQ/YmgE family stress response membrane protein — translated: MIVLVLTWIAFGLLVGLMARAIMPGRQSMGLVPTTLLGIVGAFIGGLVGNLLVGQTVLALHPASFIGSVVGALIVLAIVGMGSRRLAT
- a CDS encoding DNA topoisomerase IB, producing MGAHPSEAAQLLADAVESARSAGLHYVSDEQPGIRRLPTRSPRRFRYVDPAGKDVKDEATLARIDALRIPPAWTDVWICRDPRGHIQATGRDARKRKQYRYHERWRDVRDATKFEKILDFARALPTIRARVTADLAQRELSRARVLATAVRLLDTTAIRVGNEEYTRENHSYGLTTLTRRHVKLQGDEIAFHFRGKSGKERFVSVRDPRVARVVRKCAELPGQVLLKYRAEDGSLHAIHSHDVNEYLREAAGDAFTAKDFRTWSATVLAGLALRRICSGEAPPRSVEKQVVAAIKAVAEVLGNTPAVCRKCYVHPLVVEAHKDGALLVAMERSLARVKEPVAHGLRPEEAAVLAFLQRRLHVDGTVRARSKKVAPALAAARVTASRTTRPRAPRATDREARRLARGARPRSTRAHSVDR
- a CDS encoding Ku protein; translation: MATRRTRSSTTTKTKRASSKTAARTAKAHDEPASAEGGAKGVPRALWTGSIGFGLLQIPVSLHTASATQELRFHQLDDRTLDPIGYKRVNKTTGEEVEWEHIVRGYEVEKGEFVVITDEDMQAADVEATQTIDIVDFVEREAVQPVWFDKPYYLAPLKRAERAYALFREALVRTNRVAIAKVVIRTRQHLAMVYPHKRALVLEILRWSHELRSPKGLDLPEEDLSSLKVGDRELEMAEELVTRMSSDWDPARYTDDYREAVLQMIEEKARSGKVTEVRHPTEREAPAKASDLVALLRKSLESTGDEKTGKKKGRAA
- the ligD gene encoding non-homologous end-joining DNA ligase — translated: MPRALSTTTSRRTSKRGALPEVDAQLATLVDEPPEGDAWLHEIKFDGYRALAYLDHGEVRLVSRNGLSFNERFAPVCAALSRLPIERAILDGELCAIDEAGRTRFESLQQGGREGLVYFVFDLLFEGDEDLRKLPLIERKERLARVLPETSRGMVRRAEHVRGGGASFLDAAAELGLEGLIAKRLDRPYVSGRSLDWQKVKVQRREELVIVGFTPPKGARQRFGSLLLGTVDAERDGALRYAGKVGTGFDSRTLEELYERMIPLRVEEPPVIDPPREKGATWIRPELVAEVRYTEWTRDGKLRHPAFLGMREDKRASDVRRERATTTTGRARRR
- the glgX gene encoding glycogen debranching protein GlgX; its protein translation is MRPGSPYPLGATFDGAGTNFAIYSENAEAVELCLVDPEGHETRVPLRYQTAFVWHAYVEGVSPCQRYAFRVHGPYDPKRGLRFNPKVRVLDPYARAIDGLERRDAGLFAFDLLHKDRDLVPSQNEANGAPLGVVCDSQYDWEGDAPLRTPFAQTVIYEAHVKGLTFRHPEIPDPVRGTYLGVAHPAMVEHYQKLGVTAVELMPVHAFTDNGFLVDRGLRNYWGYNTLSFFAPDVRYRSGDGLATEVRQFKEMVKQLHRAGIEVILDVVYNHTAEGNHLGPTMSFKGIDNPTYYRLVPDDPRFYFDYTGTGNTLNMRHPQTLQLVMDSLRYWVEEMHVDGFRFDLASALARGLHEVDQLSSFFTIIHQDPVLSQVKLIAEPWDVGAGGYQVGHFPVRWAEWNGKYRDTLRAFWRGDGGIAADLGYRLTGSSDLYERNGRAPYQSINFVTAHDGFTLRDLVSYNHKHNEANGEDNRDGNDNEHSWNCGAEGETNDASVKTLRARQMRNLLSTLAFSCGTPMLVAGDEFARTQGGNNNAYCQDNEISWIDWSLDDEGRALLAFTQRVLRIRREHPNLRREDFFRGRRIRGTDVHDIMFFRHDGAQMSDEDWANPVTSSLAVFLAGEGVGAVDENGDPQLDDDLLLLLNGSGADLDFRVADVGTKRSWELLVDTTNDGAQEQRAPGEVTKLVGRSLKLFRRPRSSA